A genomic window from Gossypium hirsutum isolate 1008001.06 chromosome D10, Gossypium_hirsutum_v2.1, whole genome shotgun sequence includes:
- the LOC107914363 gene encoding esterase FUS5 isoform X2 — MGGNQVRRKKPRVLCLHGFRTSGEILKKMMAKWPHSVLNNFDFDFLDAPFHARGKSDVESLYDPPYYEWYQVNEMECVHFDECIAYIEDYMIKHGPFDGLLGFSQGGMLASVVPPMQREGAAFTSVPKIKFVIIISGDKDFLKERAFMLQRSFVNPLHIHHSMGHTVPKLDKKGSETMLKFIEKIKEMFPQELETGLGLKSAL, encoded by the exons ATGGGAGGAAATCAAGTTCGGAGGAAGAAACCCAGAGTTTTATGCCTCCATGGATTCAGAACAAGCGGTGAAAtcctgaagaaaatgatggcaaAGTGGCCTCATTCCGTGCTCAACAACTTCGATTTCGATTTTCTCGACGCTCCCTTTCATGCTAGAGGAAAATCCGACGTTGAATCCCTTTATGATCCTCCTTATTATGAATGGTATCAAGTCAACGAG ATGGAGTGTGTTCATTTCGATGAATGTATTGCATACATAGAAGATTATATGATTAAACATGGTCCCTTTGATGGTCTACTGGGTTTTTCCCAG GGTGGAATGCTAGCATCTGTGGTGCCTCCAATGCAAAGAGAG gGTGCCGCTTTTACTAGTGTGCCAAAGATAAAGTTCGTGATCATAATATCAG GAGACAAGGATTTCCTGAAGGAACGGGCGTTCATGCTACAGAGATCATTTGTGAATCCCTTGCATATTCATCACTCAATGGGACACACGGTGCCAAAACTCG ATAAGAAAGGCTCGGAGACTATGCTTAAGTTCAttgagaaaatcaaggaaatgtTTCCACAAGAATTAGAGACTGGCTTAGGACTAAAGTCCGCATTATAG
- the LOC107914363 gene encoding uncharacterized hydrolase C22A12.06c isoform X3 — MGGNQVRRKKPRVLCLHGFRTSGEILKKMMAKWPHSVLNNFDFDFLDAPFHARGKSDVESLYDPPYYEWYQVNEMECVHFDECIAYIEDYMIKHGPFDGLLGFSQGGMLASVVPPMQREGAAFTSVPKIKFVIIISGFELRELKSGPPKLLANVYSVPIDCPSLHLIEKP, encoded by the exons ATGGGAGGAAATCAAGTTCGGAGGAAGAAACCCAGAGTTTTATGCCTCCATGGATTCAGAACAAGCGGTGAAAtcctgaagaaaatgatggcaaAGTGGCCTCATTCCGTGCTCAACAACTTCGATTTCGATTTTCTCGACGCTCCCTTTCATGCTAGAGGAAAATCCGACGTTGAATCCCTTTATGATCCTCCTTATTATGAATGGTATCAAGTCAACGAG ATGGAGTGTGTTCATTTCGATGAATGTATTGCATACATAGAAGATTATATGATTAAACATGGTCCCTTTGATGGTCTACTGGGTTTTTCCCAG GGTGGAATGCTAGCATCTGTGGTGCCTCCAATGCAAAGAGAG gGTGCCGCTTTTACTAGTGTGCCAAAGATAAAGTTCGTGATCATAATATCAGGTTTTGAACTTCGAGAATTGAAGTCTGGGCCTCCTAAATTGCTTGCTAATGTTTATTCAGTTCCAATTGACTGCCCATCTCTTCATTTGATTG AAAAACCATAA
- the LOC107914363 gene encoding esterase C25G4.2 isoform X1 produces MGGNQVRRKKPRVLCLHGFRTSGEILKKMMAKWPHSVLNNFDFDFLDAPFHARGKSDVESLYDPPYYEWYQVNEMECVHFDECIAYIEDYMIKHGPFDGLLGFSQGGMLASVVPPMQREGAAFTSVPKIKFVIIISGFELRELKSGPPKLLANVYSVPIDCPSLHLIGDKDFLKERAFMLQRSFVNPLHIHHSMGHTVPKLDKKGSETMLKFIEKIKEMFPQELETGLGLKSAL; encoded by the exons ATGGGAGGAAATCAAGTTCGGAGGAAGAAACCCAGAGTTTTATGCCTCCATGGATTCAGAACAAGCGGTGAAAtcctgaagaaaatgatggcaaAGTGGCCTCATTCCGTGCTCAACAACTTCGATTTCGATTTTCTCGACGCTCCCTTTCATGCTAGAGGAAAATCCGACGTTGAATCCCTTTATGATCCTCCTTATTATGAATGGTATCAAGTCAACGAG ATGGAGTGTGTTCATTTCGATGAATGTATTGCATACATAGAAGATTATATGATTAAACATGGTCCCTTTGATGGTCTACTGGGTTTTTCCCAG GGTGGAATGCTAGCATCTGTGGTGCCTCCAATGCAAAGAGAG gGTGCCGCTTTTACTAGTGTGCCAAAGATAAAGTTCGTGATCATAATATCAGGTTTTGAACTTCGAGAATTGAAGTCTGGGCCTCCTAAATTGCTTGCTAATGTTTATTCAGTTCCAATTGACTGCCCATCTCTTCATTTGATTG GAGACAAGGATTTCCTGAAGGAACGGGCGTTCATGCTACAGAGATCATTTGTGAATCCCTTGCATATTCATCACTCAATGGGACACACGGTGCCAAAACTCG ATAAGAAAGGCTCGGAGACTATGCTTAAGTTCAttgagaaaatcaaggaaatgtTTCCACAAGAATTAGAGACTGGCTTAGGACTAAAGTCCGCATTATAG